In one Aromatoleum aromaticum EbN1 genomic region, the following are encoded:
- a CDS encoding putative O-glycosylation ligase, exosortase A system-associated: protein MRDLLLLLIVVPGGLLALRHPFVGAMMWTWISIMNPHRLTWSFMHDAPVAMFIGVCTLIGLLSSKEKRSPFIGAPVYWLVVLVGWMFVTTIFAFDTAASMKQLVKVLKIDLMVLVTLMLVRTKREMIVFAWILALSVAFYGIKGGIYTLLQGGEGRVYGPEGTYIEDNNSLAVALIVTVPLLRFLQTTLEKTWQKYAMTGAILICGVAILGSHSRGGFLAISAMLAVLWWRGKNKLATGLIMLTVGAAALSFMPPEWWTRMETIGTHEDRSAMGRINAWTMAFNIAKDNFFGGGYSIYNPWVYSVYAPDPTYIVSAHSIYFHMLGEHGFGGLLIYLCLWLTTWTTAGWLRKHGRKQTETEWCAQFGSMLQVSLVGFAVGGAFLSLSYFDLPYNLMALAVAARFWVQSRAWETEPAFEPHGRIFGVPLFVGDRLGPPRRSTFQQA from the coding sequence ATGCGTGATTTGCTCTTACTGCTGATCGTGGTCCCCGGCGGCTTGCTTGCGCTTCGGCATCCCTTCGTCGGCGCGATGATGTGGACCTGGATCAGCATCATGAACCCTCACCGTCTGACCTGGAGCTTCATGCACGACGCTCCGGTCGCGATGTTCATCGGCGTATGTACCCTGATCGGCCTGCTGTCGTCGAAGGAAAAACGCAGTCCCTTCATTGGCGCGCCCGTCTACTGGCTCGTTGTCCTGGTGGGCTGGATGTTTGTCACGACCATCTTCGCGTTCGATACCGCGGCGAGCATGAAGCAACTCGTAAAGGTGCTGAAGATCGACCTGATGGTGTTGGTCACGCTGATGCTTGTCCGGACCAAGCGCGAGATGATCGTCTTTGCCTGGATTCTCGCGCTGTCGGTGGCGTTCTACGGCATCAAGGGGGGCATCTATACCTTGCTCCAAGGGGGGGAAGGGAGGGTTTACGGACCCGAGGGGACCTACATCGAGGATAACAACTCCCTGGCCGTGGCGTTGATCGTTACCGTGCCGCTGCTTCGCTTCTTGCAAACGACGCTCGAGAAAACATGGCAGAAATACGCGATGACAGGCGCTATCCTGATCTGCGGGGTAGCCATTCTCGGTTCGCATTCGCGGGGCGGTTTCCTAGCCATTTCGGCGATGCTCGCCGTGCTTTGGTGGCGCGGAAAGAACAAGCTGGCGACGGGTCTTATCATGTTGACCGTTGGCGCCGCGGCACTTTCGTTCATGCCTCCCGAGTGGTGGACGCGGATGGAAACGATCGGGACGCATGAGGATCGTTCCGCAATGGGGCGCATCAACGCCTGGACAATGGCATTCAACATTGCAAAAGATAATTTCTTCGGAGGTGGATACAGTATTTACAACCCGTGGGTTTACAGCGTCTATGCGCCCGATCCGACCTATATCGTCTCGGCGCACAGCATCTACTTCCACATGCTGGGCGAGCATGGATTCGGCGGACTTTTGATCTACCTTTGCCTATGGCTGACGACCTGGACGACTGCCGGATGGCTGCGTAAGCATGGGCGCAAGCAGACCGAAACGGAGTGGTGTGCTCAATTCGGTTCAATGTTGCAGGTATCGCTCGTCGGCTTCGCCGTGGGAGGTGCCTTTCTCAGTCTTTCGTACTTCGATCTGCCCTACAATCTGATGGCCCTTGCAGTCGCAGCACGCTTCTGGGTGCAGTCTCGCGCATGGGAGACCGAGCCGGCGTTTGAACCCCACGGACGGATCTTCGGAGTGCCCTTGTTCGTTGGCGACCGGCTGGGGCCACCGCGCCGGTCAACGTTTCAGCAGGCGTAG